One Tachysurus vachellii isolate PV-2020 chromosome 8, HZAU_Pvac_v1, whole genome shotgun sequence genomic window carries:
- the si:rp71-68n21.9 gene encoding kelch-like protein 9 isoform X2, whose protein sequence is MGGEEGKLHRKLSRIGSRSQRESSRHPPQAERPPPATPPRQPDPAPKPPEVAPKPLEPAPKQQVVSPKPPDATLKPTIRPKPQIQVFSSTEHGNAILKGLDHFRCDKTLCDVTLVPGDSTESFPVHRVIMASASDYFKAMFTGGMKEQQLTEIKLHGVSTTGLKKIIEFIYTSQLSLNLGTLQDTLEAASFLQVLPVLNFCNQLLSSEVTIENCTEVERIANDLLLEDVQTHLHNFVCENFSALVETGRFLELSEASIAHAISSDSLKGLSEMELYRTARAWLAHNPSERRPVAYFLMRHIRFPLMSPAELLQISQEDQIDEANDEDKEGKEPFMRSDTACVNLLLEASNYQMLPFLQPLLQTERTRIRSDTTHLLALGGVMRQQLVVSRELRLYDEEEGGIWRSLQPMEVPRYQHGVALLGGFLYIVGGQSTYDTKGKTAVDSVYRYDPRFDRWLQVASLNEKRTFFHLSALKGKIYAAGGRNATGEIGTVECYNLNKNEWTFVAPMSEPHYGHAGTVHGGLMYVSGGITRDAFQKELSCYDPDTNTWSRRADMMELRGLHCMCTVGDRLYVMGGNHFRGTNDYDDVLSCEYYTPENDQWTVVAPMPRGQSDVGVAVFKGKIYVVGGYSWNSRCMVDIVQCYDPETDEWERVFNVLEPLGGIRACTMTVHRPSGSVDEAQLQECPLQTTKS, encoded by the exons ATGGG TGGAGAAGAGGGAAAACTGCACCGAAAACTGTCTCGCATAGGTAGCAGAAGTCAGAGAGAATCATCAAGACATCCACCTCAAGCAGAAAGGCCTCCACCTGCCACCCCTCCCAGACAACCTGATCCTGCTCCAAAACCTCCAGAGGTGGCTCCAAAACCTTTAGAGCCTGCACCCAAACAGCAAGTGGTCTCTCCAAAGCCCCCCGATGCCACCTTAAAGCCTACCATTCGTCCCAAACCTCAAATACAGGTGTTCAGTAGCACAGAGCATGGAAATGCCATACTTAAG GGTCTAGATCATTTTCGCTGCGATAAAACCTTGTGTGATGTCACTCTGGTGCCTGGTGATAGCACTGAAAGCTTTCCAGTACACAGAGTGATCATGGCTTCAGCCAGTGACTACTTCAAGGCCATGTTCACAG GTGGAATGAAAGAACAGCAGCTGACTGAAATTAAACTACATGGAGTGAGCACCACAGGCCTAAAGAAGATTATTGAGTTTATTTATACCTCTCAGCTAAGTCTGAACTTAGGCACCCTACAGGACACACTGGAAGCTGCTAGTTTCTTGCAAGTGCTTCCAGTACTTAACTTTTGCAATCAGTTACTTAGCAGTGAG GTCACCATCGAAAACTGCACAGAAGTTGAGCGTATTGCTAACGATCTCCTCCTGGAGGATGTCCAGACCCACTTACACAACTTTGTCTGTGAGAACTTCTCAGCCCTAGTGGAGACTGGTCGTTTTCTGGAGCTTTCTGAGGCCAGCATAGCACATGCCATATCAAGTGATTCACTAAAAGGACTCTCAGAAATGGAGCTCTATCGCACTGCCCGTGCTTGGCTAGCTCATAATCCCAGCGAACGCCGGCCTGTGGCCTACTTCTTGATGCGCCACATTCGCTTCCCCCTGATGAGCCCAGCTGAACTCCTGCAGATATCTCAGGAGGACCAGATTGATGAGGCAAATGATGAGGATAAGGAAGGCAAGGAGCCATTCATGCGTTCTGACACAGCTTGCGTGAACCTTCTCTTGGAGGCTAGCAACTACCAGATGTTGCCATTCCTTCAGCCATTACTCCAGACAGAGAGGACTCGCATCCGTTCAGACACAACACACCTTCTGGCTCTTGGTGGCGTGATGAGACAACAGCTGGTGGTGAGCAGAGAGCTTAGGCTGTATGATGAGGAAGAAGGTGGCATCTGGAGAAGCCTACAGCCAATGGAAGTCCCACGTTACCAGCATGGGGTGGCCCTTTTAGGGGGCTTTCTTTATATCGTAGGAGGGCAGAGTACTTATGACACAAAGGGTAAGACAGCAGTAGACAGTGTATACAGGTACGACCCTCGATTCGACCGCTGGCTGCAGGTGGCCTCCCTGAATGAGAAACGGACTTTCTTCCATTTGAGTGCTCTGAAGGGGAAGATCTACGCTGCTGGGGGTAGAAACGCCACTGGGGAGATCG GCACAGTGGAGTGTTATAATCTAAACAAGAATGAGTGGACCTTTGTTGCACCCATGAGTGAGCCTCATTATGGTCACGCTGGTACAGTACATGGAGGACTAATGTATGTGTCGG GGGGAATAACGAGAGATGCTTTCCAGAAAGAGTTGTCTTGTTATGACCCCGACACAAACACGTGGAGTCGCCGCGCAGACATGATGGAACTCCGTGGACTTCACTGCATGTGCACTGTAGGAGACCGACTCTATGTTATGGGTGGAAATCACTTCCGTGGAACAAATGACTATGATGATGTCCTTAGTTGTGAATACTACACTCCGGAAAATGACCAATGGACAGTGGTGGCTCCGATGCCCAGAGGTCAGAGCGATGTTGGCGTGGCCGTGTTTAAAGGCAAAATTTACGTGGTAGGAGGCTACTCTTGGAACAGCCGTTGCATGGTAGACATTGTGCAGTGTTATGACCCTGAAACAGATGAGTGGGAGAGGGTGTTTAATGTGTTGGAGCCTTTAGGAGGTATACGAGCTTGTACCATGACTGTACATCGTCCAAGCGGGTCTGTAGATGAAGCACAGTTACAGGAATGTCCCCTTCAAACTACTAAGAGCTGA
- the si:rp71-68n21.9 gene encoding kelch-like protein 9 isoform X1 — MGNSGEEGKLHRKLSRIGSRSQRESSRHPPQAERPPPATPPRQPDPAPKPPEVAPKPLEPAPKQQVVSPKPPDATLKPTIRPKPQIQVFSSTEHGNAILKGLDHFRCDKTLCDVTLVPGDSTESFPVHRVIMASASDYFKAMFTGGMKEQQLTEIKLHGVSTTGLKKIIEFIYTSQLSLNLGTLQDTLEAASFLQVLPVLNFCNQLLSSEVTIENCTEVERIANDLLLEDVQTHLHNFVCENFSALVETGRFLELSEASIAHAISSDSLKGLSEMELYRTARAWLAHNPSERRPVAYFLMRHIRFPLMSPAELLQISQEDQIDEANDEDKEGKEPFMRSDTACVNLLLEASNYQMLPFLQPLLQTERTRIRSDTTHLLALGGVMRQQLVVSRELRLYDEEEGGIWRSLQPMEVPRYQHGVALLGGFLYIVGGQSTYDTKGKTAVDSVYRYDPRFDRWLQVASLNEKRTFFHLSALKGKIYAAGGRNATGEIGTVECYNLNKNEWTFVAPMSEPHYGHAGTVHGGLMYVSGGITRDAFQKELSCYDPDTNTWSRRADMMELRGLHCMCTVGDRLYVMGGNHFRGTNDYDDVLSCEYYTPENDQWTVVAPMPRGQSDVGVAVFKGKIYVVGGYSWNSRCMVDIVQCYDPETDEWERVFNVLEPLGGIRACTMTVHRPSGSVDEAQLQECPLQTTKS, encoded by the exons ATGGG TAACAGTGGAGAAGAGGGAAAACTGCACCGAAAACTGTCTCGCATAGGTAGCAGAAGTCAGAGAGAATCATCAAGACATCCACCTCAAGCAGAAAGGCCTCCACCTGCCACCCCTCCCAGACAACCTGATCCTGCTCCAAAACCTCCAGAGGTGGCTCCAAAACCTTTAGAGCCTGCACCCAAACAGCAAGTGGTCTCTCCAAAGCCCCCCGATGCCACCTTAAAGCCTACCATTCGTCCCAAACCTCAAATACAGGTGTTCAGTAGCACAGAGCATGGAAATGCCATACTTAAG GGTCTAGATCATTTTCGCTGCGATAAAACCTTGTGTGATGTCACTCTGGTGCCTGGTGATAGCACTGAAAGCTTTCCAGTACACAGAGTGATCATGGCTTCAGCCAGTGACTACTTCAAGGCCATGTTCACAG GTGGAATGAAAGAACAGCAGCTGACTGAAATTAAACTACATGGAGTGAGCACCACAGGCCTAAAGAAGATTATTGAGTTTATTTATACCTCTCAGCTAAGTCTGAACTTAGGCACCCTACAGGACACACTGGAAGCTGCTAGTTTCTTGCAAGTGCTTCCAGTACTTAACTTTTGCAATCAGTTACTTAGCAGTGAG GTCACCATCGAAAACTGCACAGAAGTTGAGCGTATTGCTAACGATCTCCTCCTGGAGGATGTCCAGACCCACTTACACAACTTTGTCTGTGAGAACTTCTCAGCCCTAGTGGAGACTGGTCGTTTTCTGGAGCTTTCTGAGGCCAGCATAGCACATGCCATATCAAGTGATTCACTAAAAGGACTCTCAGAAATGGAGCTCTATCGCACTGCCCGTGCTTGGCTAGCTCATAATCCCAGCGAACGCCGGCCTGTGGCCTACTTCTTGATGCGCCACATTCGCTTCCCCCTGATGAGCCCAGCTGAACTCCTGCAGATATCTCAGGAGGACCAGATTGATGAGGCAAATGATGAGGATAAGGAAGGCAAGGAGCCATTCATGCGTTCTGACACAGCTTGCGTGAACCTTCTCTTGGAGGCTAGCAACTACCAGATGTTGCCATTCCTTCAGCCATTACTCCAGACAGAGAGGACTCGCATCCGTTCAGACACAACACACCTTCTGGCTCTTGGTGGCGTGATGAGACAACAGCTGGTGGTGAGCAGAGAGCTTAGGCTGTATGATGAGGAAGAAGGTGGCATCTGGAGAAGCCTACAGCCAATGGAAGTCCCACGTTACCAGCATGGGGTGGCCCTTTTAGGGGGCTTTCTTTATATCGTAGGAGGGCAGAGTACTTATGACACAAAGGGTAAGACAGCAGTAGACAGTGTATACAGGTACGACCCTCGATTCGACCGCTGGCTGCAGGTGGCCTCCCTGAATGAGAAACGGACTTTCTTCCATTTGAGTGCTCTGAAGGGGAAGATCTACGCTGCTGGGGGTAGAAACGCCACTGGGGAGATCG GCACAGTGGAGTGTTATAATCTAAACAAGAATGAGTGGACCTTTGTTGCACCCATGAGTGAGCCTCATTATGGTCACGCTGGTACAGTACATGGAGGACTAATGTATGTGTCGG GGGGAATAACGAGAGATGCTTTCCAGAAAGAGTTGTCTTGTTATGACCCCGACACAAACACGTGGAGTCGCCGCGCAGACATGATGGAACTCCGTGGACTTCACTGCATGTGCACTGTAGGAGACCGACTCTATGTTATGGGTGGAAATCACTTCCGTGGAACAAATGACTATGATGATGTCCTTAGTTGTGAATACTACACTCCGGAAAATGACCAATGGACAGTGGTGGCTCCGATGCCCAGAGGTCAGAGCGATGTTGGCGTGGCCGTGTTTAAAGGCAAAATTTACGTGGTAGGAGGCTACTCTTGGAACAGCCGTTGCATGGTAGACATTGTGCAGTGTTATGACCCTGAAACAGATGAGTGGGAGAGGGTGTTTAATGTGTTGGAGCCTTTAGGAGGTATACGAGCTTGTACCATGACTGTACATCGTCCAAGCGGGTCTGTAGATGAAGCACAGTTACAGGAATGTCCCCTTCAAACTACTAAGAGCTGA